One window from the genome of Bdellovibrio sp. NC01 encodes:
- a CDS encoding pitrilysin family protein: MRRFSTLLVGLSFSLSAYAVEPTPNTAPNQPSKPDVIGAIKGWSQAGDMKISLPVTRFTLENGLTVILLEDHSVPMVSYHTWYRVGSRDESPGVTGAAHMLEHMMFKGAKKYDGKSFDRIFHENGITNNAFTTNDYTGFFENLPSSKLELVMDMEVDRMSSLSLNPADLKSEKEVVKEERRWRVDNNPMGLVRELMMSTVFKYNPYHWPVIGYMKDIANYDVEKLRFFYSTYYVPNNAVLVLVGDFKTSTAKSLIEKYYGGLAYRPLPRRNYPKEPKQEVQENATLRKDVQNSSFVVAFQSPKQGEADMYPLDLAANILGNGTSSRLYKRLVYQKQIATSAYSFNYAMREAGVFAVGVNLKPGFGIQESLDITYNELWKLRNQKVTEKELAKAKTQVMKDLVDSLKTMDGKARALAVNEIVTGTYETLFTDLDKYEAVTADDIKKVADKYTNQTQRSVIVLQPKNAPTQEAQSAATPEAKQEAKPESKKEE; this comes from the coding sequence ATGAGACGTTTTTCAACATTGCTAGTCGGCTTGAGTTTTTCGCTTTCTGCATACGCAGTCGAACCAACTCCAAATACCGCTCCTAATCAACCCTCAAAACCTGACGTCATCGGTGCCATCAAAGGATGGTCACAAGCCGGTGACATGAAGATTTCCCTTCCAGTGACACGCTTCACTTTGGAAAACGGTTTGACGGTTATTCTTTTGGAAGATCATTCCGTGCCGATGGTGAGTTATCACACGTGGTACCGCGTGGGTTCACGCGATGAATCTCCGGGTGTGACGGGTGCAGCGCACATGCTTGAACACATGATGTTTAAGGGAGCAAAAAAATACGACGGTAAATCTTTTGATCGTATTTTTCATGAAAACGGCATCACCAACAATGCTTTCACGACAAATGACTACACAGGCTTTTTCGAAAACTTGCCAAGCTCCAAGCTTGAACTTGTGATGGATATGGAAGTGGACAGAATGAGTTCACTTTCCTTGAATCCAGCAGATCTTAAGAGTGAAAAAGAAGTTGTAAAAGAAGAACGCCGCTGGCGCGTTGACAACAACCCAATGGGTTTGGTGCGCGAGCTAATGATGAGCACGGTCTTTAAATACAACCCTTATCACTGGCCAGTGATCGGTTACATGAAAGATATCGCAAATTATGACGTAGAAAAATTGCGTTTTTTCTATAGCACTTACTATGTGCCGAATAATGCGGTTCTAGTTCTGGTAGGGGACTTCAAAACTTCAACGGCGAAAAGCCTGATTGAAAAATATTATGGTGGTTTGGCGTATCGTCCTTTGCCACGCAGAAATTATCCAAAAGAACCGAAACAAGAAGTTCAAGAAAATGCGACTTTACGCAAAGACGTGCAAAACAGCTCTTTCGTAGTTGCTTTCCAAAGCCCGAAACAAGGTGAAGCGGATATGTATCCACTGGACCTTGCGGCAAATATCTTGGGTAACGGAACTTCAAGCCGTCTTTATAAACGCCTTGTGTACCAAAAACAAATCGCAACATCAGCTTATTCATTCAACTATGCCATGCGTGAAGCAGGTGTGTTTGCGGTGGGCGTAAACTTGAAGCCAGGCTTTGGTATCCAAGAATCTTTGGACATCACTTACAACGAGCTGTGGAAACTTCGTAATCAGAAAGTGACTGAAAAAGAGTTAGCGAAAGCGAAAACTCAAGTGATGAAAGACTTGGTGGATAGCTTAAAAACGATGGATGGCAAAGCGCGTGCCTTGGCGGTGAATGAAATCGTGACGGGCACTTATGAAACTCTGTTCACGGATCTTGATAAATACGAAGCAGTGACAGCTGACGATATCAAAAAAGTCGCTGATAAATACACGAATCAGACACAACGTTCAGTGATCGTTTTGCAACCGAAAAATGCTCCGACTCAAGAGGCGCAATCAGCGGCCACGCCTGAAGCAAAACAAGAAGCGAAACCAGAAAGCAAAAAGGAAGAGTAG
- a CDS encoding FAD-binding oxidoreductase, producing MKRREFLKFGGAIVTQTFLASSLLESVFVETAHGESVSIRDLKNALAPDQATILVPTDSAFAGYQKAFNLRTLKTPMIRVLCKTPQAVAIAVQWARTNKVPLAMRSGGHSFEGLSQGTGLVIDTRLMNQFQISADKNTFVSGAGALLGNVYTELAKDGRAVPAGSCPTVGITGHTMGGGYGLLARPLGLACDSLLAVEMVNADGKILTVSENENADLFWALRGGGAGQLGLVTKLQFKTHQVSHVYTYGMSWKTTAKVAAELMKAWQQWAPESPREITSLMKISKGKDGVIGVRAIGQTVGTENILRSELARLSSIAQPDSLNIKDLDFMGSVRHFGGSFDPEYIFMKGKSDYIKEVMSDEGIAAMLQKIPSGIDVIFDSYGGTIRDKQDKDTAFAHREKTVSSLQYYTQWYKESDSKAKLEMMKTFHDAMRPYMSGAAYFNYCDLDIKDYARAYWGTNLERLSEIKTQHDPTNFFNHPQSIPLKKGS from the coding sequence ATGAAAAGACGTGAATTTCTAAAATTTGGTGGAGCTATCGTTACGCAAACTTTCTTGGCATCGAGCCTTTTGGAATCGGTGTTCGTGGAAACTGCCCATGGGGAAAGTGTCTCAATTCGAGACTTAAAAAATGCCCTGGCTCCGGATCAAGCAACGATCTTAGTCCCAACGGATTCAGCGTTTGCGGGCTATCAGAAGGCGTTTAATCTTCGCACTTTAAAAACACCCATGATCCGCGTGTTGTGTAAAACTCCGCAGGCCGTAGCGATCGCTGTGCAGTGGGCACGCACGAATAAAGTACCACTGGCGATGCGTAGTGGTGGGCATTCATTCGAAGGCCTTTCGCAAGGCACGGGTCTTGTGATTGACACACGTTTGATGAATCAATTCCAAATCTCTGCAGATAAAAATACTTTTGTTTCCGGTGCGGGTGCCTTGCTAGGCAACGTCTATACAGAGTTAGCGAAAGACGGTCGCGCGGTTCCTGCGGGCTCATGTCCAACAGTGGGAATCACAGGTCACACGATGGGTGGCGGTTATGGACTGCTGGCTCGTCCTTTGGGATTAGCGTGTGATAGTTTGTTAGCAGTTGAAATGGTCAATGCTGACGGAAAAATTCTGACGGTAAGTGAAAACGAAAATGCCGATTTATTCTGGGCTTTGCGTGGCGGCGGTGCTGGTCAGTTGGGCTTGGTCACAAAACTTCAATTTAAAACTCATCAAGTTTCACATGTCTATACTTACGGCATGAGTTGGAAAACGACTGCGAAAGTTGCGGCAGAGTTGATGAAGGCATGGCAACAGTGGGCTCCGGAATCTCCACGTGAAATCACGTCGTTGATGAAAATTAGCAAAGGCAAAGACGGAGTGATTGGCGTTCGTGCGATTGGCCAAACAGTTGGAACTGAAAATATTCTGCGCAGTGAACTGGCGCGCTTGTCGTCGATTGCTCAGCCGGATTCTTTGAATATTAAAGATCTTGATTTCATGGGTTCAGTTCGTCACTTCGGTGGCAGCTTCGATCCTGAATATATTTTTATGAAAGGTAAATCGGACTACATCAAAGAGGTGATGAGTGACGAAGGTATCGCAGCGATGTTACAGAAAATCCCGTCAGGCATCGACGTGATCTTCGACTCTTACGGTGGAACGATTCGCGACAAACAAGATAAAGACACGGCCTTTGCTCATCGTGAAAAAACTGTCAGCTCTTTGCAGTACTATACACAGTGGTATAAAGAATCTGATTCGAAAGCAAAGTTGGAAATGATGAAGACTTTCCACGATGCGATGAGACCTTACATGTCGGGTGCGGCATATTTTAATTACTGCGATCTTGATATTAAAGACTATGCTCGCGCGTATTGGGGCACGAACCTTGAGCGTTTGAGTGAAATTAAAACTCAACATGATCCAACGAATTTCTTTAATCATCCGCAAAGCATTCCATTGAAGAAGGGATCATAA
- a CDS encoding HIT domain-containing protein has product MATKKPAKKAKPKKASSSKSKKSSAKKSALTHPEALLKIGQQVWPMERDVLIRPDRMKYVRKLIKPEGCVFCNAAKEVSVDTLCAYQTKHSMVVLNKFPYNSGHLLVLPKRHCGDVLHLKDEEYADLQNTVRLVMKALMEIYEPGGINVGLNHGAVAGAGIPEHLHYHVIPRWAGDLNFFPLIAETKVLVESLEQTYDRVLGYFKKI; this is encoded by the coding sequence ATGGCTACAAAAAAACCTGCAAAGAAGGCGAAGCCGAAAAAGGCTTCCTCTTCGAAATCAAAAAAATCCTCTGCAAAAAAATCAGCGCTAACTCATCCGGAAGCTCTTCTTAAAATTGGTCAACAAGTGTGGCCGATGGAAAGAGACGTCTTGATCCGTCCTGATCGCATGAAGTACGTGCGCAAGCTGATCAAACCTGAAGGTTGCGTGTTCTGTAACGCTGCTAAAGAAGTGTCGGTTGATACGTTGTGTGCGTATCAAACGAAGCATTCGATGGTGGTGCTAAATAAGTTTCCATATAACAGCGGACATCTTTTGGTTTTACCAAAGCGCCATTGCGGTGACGTTCTACATCTTAAAGATGAAGAGTATGCGGATTTGCAAAACACTGTGCGCCTGGTGATGAAAGCCTTGATGGAAATCTATGAACCTGGTGGCATTAATGTCGGATTGAATCATGGAGCAGTGGCTGGTGCTGGTATTCCAGAACATCTGCACTATCACGTGATCCCGCGTTGGGCAGGGGACCTAAATTTCTTCCCTCTGATCGCTGAGACAAAGGTCTTGGTTGAAAGTCTGGAGCAGACCTACGACAGAGTTTTGGGGTATTTTAAAAAGATATGA
- a CDS encoding rhomboid family intramembrane serine protease — MNRSVAFQTAPFTKAVKWLIIINVAVWFIFQVLMEGFMHVPFTSLFALYPGKVIFDFQIWQIFTYMFLHSMSVTHILFNMLMLWFFGAELEQRWGTKFFLIYYFSCGIGAAILYCIGVWAWALGTGSQTGLIVPVIGASGAVFGLLLAQGIIFGERIVYFFMLFPMKTKYFVALMGLVQLASMMTSGVSGGEVAYLAHVGGLVAGFVTLQVKAWFTRQDFKKKAKNKGRNLRLVVDNEKKSDKPPKYWN; from the coding sequence ATGAATAGAAGCGTCGCTTTCCAAACAGCACCTTTCACTAAAGCGGTGAAATGGCTGATCATCATCAACGTTGCCGTGTGGTTTATCTTCCAAGTTTTGATGGAAGGTTTCATGCACGTGCCGTTCACATCTTTGTTTGCTCTTTACCCAGGAAAAGTAATTTTCGATTTCCAAATCTGGCAAATCTTCACTTACATGTTCCTGCATTCGATGTCGGTGACACACATCCTTTTCAATATGTTGATGTTGTGGTTCTTCGGTGCCGAGCTTGAGCAGCGCTGGGGTACGAAGTTCTTCCTGATTTATTATTTCTCGTGCGGCATTGGTGCAGCGATTTTGTATTGTATCGGTGTGTGGGCATGGGCATTGGGCACGGGCTCGCAAACGGGTTTGATTGTGCCGGTGATCGGTGCTTCGGGTGCGGTGTTTGGTTTGCTGCTTGCTCAAGGTATTATCTTTGGTGAGCGCATCGTTTACTTCTTTATGCTGTTCCCGATGAAGACAAAATACTTCGTGGCCTTGATGGGCTTGGTCCAATTGGCTTCGATGATGACTTCTGGGGTCAGCGGCGGCGAAGTGGCTTATTTAGCCCACGTTGGCGGTTTGGTCGCCGGTTTCGTGACTTTGCAGGTTAAAGCCTGGTTTACCCGCCAAGATTTCAAGAAAAAGGCTAAAAACAAGGGCCGTAACCTCCGCCTGGTGGTCGATAACGAGAAAAAGAGCGACAAACCTCCGAAATATTGGAATTAA
- a CDS encoding SMP-30/gluconolactonase/LRE family protein yields MTAQLLLSGFIALITSAQADVSVSTPRAPTVSPSASINEAKVLTGNGLFTKGIEGPAVDADGNLYVVNFAKSGTIGVVKAGSNKPELFTTLPDGGVSNSIRFNAKKEMLVADRIKHQLLKIDLQSKAIVVVATNKDFNQPNDFTVSRSGDIYFSDPSWSSKKKGNIWLLTTDGKFSIVGQDLKAVNGIELSPDESKLYFTESISGALYSFDLKDHKLTNKKLVYQFKKDTVDGIKVDMSGAIYAVRIGEGKVDRISPDGKLLSTIQLHGKEPTNLTFGGKDGKTLFITIRDHGNIEAFQTNEAGRDWNLLHQSQAK; encoded by the coding sequence ATGACAGCTCAGCTTCTTTTAAGCGGCTTCATTGCTTTAATAACGTCTGCGCAAGCAGACGTTTCTGTTTCAACTCCAAGAGCACCGACGGTCAGTCCATCAGCTTCTATCAATGAAGCGAAGGTTTTGACTGGCAACGGTTTGTTCACCAAAGGTATTGAAGGTCCCGCCGTTGATGCCGACGGCAATCTTTATGTTGTGAACTTCGCAAAATCGGGAACCATCGGCGTCGTGAAAGCTGGCTCTAACAAACCAGAACTTTTCACAACTCTCCCCGACGGCGGCGTCAGTAATTCCATTCGCTTCAATGCGAAGAAAGAAATGCTGGTTGCTGATCGCATCAAGCATCAACTGCTGAAGATCGATTTGCAAAGTAAAGCAATTGTGGTTGTTGCCACTAACAAAGATTTCAACCAGCCCAACGATTTCACCGTAAGTCGCAGTGGCGACATTTACTTTAGCGATCCGTCTTGGAGTTCTAAAAAGAAAGGAAACATCTGGTTGCTTACTACTGATGGTAAATTCTCGATCGTCGGCCAAGACCTAAAAGCCGTGAATGGCATCGAGCTAAGTCCCGATGAAAGTAAATTATATTTTACTGAATCCATCAGTGGTGCTTTATATTCGTTTGATCTAAAAGATCACAAGCTTACGAACAAAAAATTAGTCTATCAGTTTAAAAAAGACACCGTCGATGGAATCAAAGTCGATATGAGTGGCGCGATCTATGCGGTGCGAATTGGGGAAGGCAAAGTTGATCGCATTTCGCCAGATGGAAAACTACTTTCTACGATTCAGCTTCACGGGAAAGAGCCAACGAATCTAACTTTCGGTGGCAAAGACGGCAAGACCCTATTCATCACGATCCGAGATCACGGCAATATCGAAGCCTTCCAGACGAATGAAGCCGGTCGCGATTGGAATCTGTTGCACCAATCGCAAGCCAAGTAA
- a CDS encoding carbohydrate-binding family 9-like protein — MKFAYLLSGILLSASLAQAEVSALACDKVQAQQALTLAYPAESQLVQPVDVQFQLDNGNLIAQFSVRSESINAKPVLGPKEYPYQGDVVELFISVAGNAEPLPYFEFELSPYNNTFEVRVDSLKKAFVEGIKTGFQHEVVRHEGGWTARMIIPLAAIGWNGDASMIRGNAYAILGKSPNRSFWSLSLPKQAKPNFHKPEFFKPLLDCR, encoded by the coding sequence ATGAAATTCGCGTATCTTCTTTCAGGAATTTTATTGTCAGCATCTTTGGCGCAGGCGGAAGTTTCTGCTCTAGCTTGTGACAAGGTTCAGGCGCAACAAGCATTGACCTTGGCGTATCCCGCTGAATCGCAATTGGTTCAGCCGGTCGATGTGCAATTTCAATTGGATAACGGCAATTTAATCGCACAATTTTCTGTGCGCAGTGAAAGTATCAACGCGAAACCTGTATTGGGACCTAAAGAGTATCCTTATCAAGGTGACGTCGTAGAATTGTTTATTTCTGTGGCTGGCAATGCAGAACCATTGCCTTACTTTGAATTTGAGTTAAGTCCTTACAATAATACCTTTGAAGTTCGTGTGGACTCTTTGAAAAAGGCCTTTGTCGAAGGCATTAAAACCGGTTTTCAACATGAAGTCGTAAGACATGAAGGCGGGTGGACAGCGCGCATGATTATTCCGCTGGCTGCAATCGGTTGGAATGGCGATGCTTCCATGATTCGTGGCAATGCTTACGCGATCTTGGGTAAGTCTCCGAACAGAAGTTTCTGGAGTTTGTCTTTGCCGAAACAAGCAAAACCTAACTTCCACAAACCAGAATTTTTCAAACCCTTGTTAGACTGCCGTTAA
- a CDS encoding 30S ribosomal protein S1 → MTKQLNKAELEKQKVLAFLDAEDSKVAANPGIYGASKSDKGEFDSLFEASMKEQDFKVGDVVTGTVVEVQSDYVLVDINYKSEGLIAINEFRIVDGVRDVKAGDKVEVLIDRIENENGMIVLSKDKADMLRAWTDISKAAENEEVIEGTVVAKVKGGLSVDIGVKAFLPGSQIDLRPVRNMDVYLGKKFKFKVIKFNKKRGNIVLSRRALLEEERDSLRSQTLDTMAEGSVVTGVVKNITDYGAFIDLGGMDGLLHITDMSWGRVKHPSEMLNVGDEIQVKVLKYDKEKERVSLGMKQLHNDPWETVKASYPAGTKLKGKVVSLAEYGAFIELGEGIEGLIHVSEMSWTKRVKHPSQIVNVGDEVEVVVLEVDTENRRISLGMKQLQQNPWIELKESYAPGTIIEGEVKSVTDFGIFIGIEEGIDGLVHISDFSWTKRVNHPNELYTKGQKVRAVVLGVDIENERFSLGIKQLESDPWSNIENKYAIGTQHDVKVTKTADFGAFVELESDIEGLIHISELTTDKIGSVEEFIKPGQSIKAEVISIDKDARKIGLSAKLVKLREAKADVDDYVKKATATSKSTFGDLFADQLKNVKTDTKA, encoded by the coding sequence ATGACAAAACAATTGAACAAGGCTGAACTTGAAAAACAGAAAGTACTTGCTTTCTTGGATGCAGAAGACTCAAAAGTAGCTGCAAATCCTGGCATCTATGGTGCTTCAAAATCTGATAAAGGCGAATTCGATTCTCTATTCGAAGCGTCTATGAAAGAGCAAGATTTCAAAGTCGGCGACGTTGTTACTGGTACTGTAGTAGAAGTTCAATCTGACTACGTTCTAGTAGACATCAACTACAAATCTGAAGGCTTGATCGCTATCAATGAATTCCGCATCGTAGACGGCGTTCGTGATGTTAAAGCTGGAGATAAAGTAGAAGTTCTTATCGACCGTATCGAAAATGAAAACGGTATGATCGTTCTTTCTAAAGATAAAGCAGACATGCTTCGTGCATGGACTGATATCTCTAAAGCAGCAGAGAACGAAGAAGTTATCGAAGGTACTGTTGTTGCTAAAGTTAAAGGCGGCTTGAGCGTTGATATCGGCGTTAAAGCATTCTTGCCAGGATCACAAATTGATCTTCGTCCGGTTCGTAACATGGACGTTTACTTGGGCAAAAAATTCAAATTCAAAGTTATCAAATTCAACAAGAAACGTGGCAACATCGTTCTTTCTCGCCGCGCACTTCTTGAAGAAGAACGCGACAGTTTGCGTTCACAAACTCTTGACACTATGGCTGAAGGTTCAGTTGTTACTGGTGTTGTTAAAAACATCACTGACTACGGTGCATTCATCGATCTTGGTGGCATGGACGGTTTGTTGCACATCACTGACATGTCATGGGGCCGTGTAAAACACCCTTCTGAAATGTTGAACGTTGGTGACGAAATCCAAGTTAAAGTTCTTAAGTATGACAAAGAAAAAGAACGCGTATCTTTGGGCATGAAACAGTTGCACAACGATCCTTGGGAAACTGTTAAAGCTTCTTACCCAGCAGGCACTAAGCTTAAAGGTAAAGTTGTTTCATTGGCAGAATACGGTGCATTCATTGAACTTGGCGAAGGCATTGAAGGCCTAATCCACGTTTCTGAAATGTCTTGGACTAAACGTGTGAAACACCCTTCTCAAATCGTAAACGTTGGTGACGAAGTTGAAGTTGTTGTACTTGAAGTAGACACTGAAAACCGTCGCATCAGCTTGGGTATGAAACAGCTTCAACAAAATCCTTGGATTGAGTTGAAAGAATCATACGCTCCAGGAACTATCATTGAAGGCGAAGTGAAATCAGTAACTGATTTCGGTATCTTCATCGGTATCGAAGAAGGCATCGACGGCCTTGTTCACATCTCTGACTTCTCTTGGACTAAACGTGTAAATCATCCAAATGAACTTTACACTAAAGGCCAAAAAGTACGTGCGGTTGTTCTAGGTGTTGATATCGAGAACGAAAGATTCTCATTGGGTATCAAACAACTTGAATCTGACCCATGGTCAAACATTGAAAACAAATACGCTATCGGTACACAACACGATGTTAAAGTAACTAAAACAGCTGATTTTGGTGCTTTCGTTGAGCTTGAGTCTGATATCGAAGGTTTGATCCACATTTCTGAACTTACAACTGACAAAATCGGTTCAGTTGAAGAGTTCATTAAACCGGGTCAATCAATCAAAGCTGAAGTTATCTCTATCGACAAAGACGCTCGTAAGATCGGTTTGTCTGCAAAACTAGTGAAACTTCGTGAAGCTAAAGCTGACGTTGACGATTACGTTAAAAAAGCGACTGCAACTTCTAAGTCTACTTTCGGTGACTTGTTTGCAGATCAATTGAAAAACGTAAAAACAGACACAAAAGCTTAG
- a CDS encoding murein L,D-transpeptidase family protein, translating to MRIFLSGCIILLSCLPAVAGPANSPASQADAKAAELLPAPLLQISETEAFSKYVLLVDKEQRKLSVFERNGEKIEKVVEYPADIGKKNGNKTKRDDARTPEGIYFLEKRLSQPEIPFSLYGGLAFTTNYPNLFDRRLNKTGSGIWLHAIPDSVALTRGSKGCVVVRNDVIKKLADYIKLRETPILIFDHVNYVSKEDHEKRRVELNTFIEGWRQAWENQDIEKYISYYDADFKAPGFNLKTWKNHKANLKAKYQFIKVHLSQPYIVQHNDQLLVKTLQRYESDQHVDYGVKTIYALKSGDTYKIIREEWSPFNEKEVSAAIARGESVLAGQASQQQTQ from the coding sequence ATGAGAATTTTCCTCTCTGGATGCATAATTTTACTATCTTGCTTACCTGCGGTTGCGGGCCCTGCGAATTCGCCAGCGTCTCAAGCTGATGCGAAGGCTGCAGAGCTACTTCCCGCTCCTCTTCTACAAATTTCAGAGACGGAAGCATTTTCGAAATACGTTCTTCTTGTAGATAAAGAACAACGCAAACTTTCAGTGTTTGAGCGTAACGGCGAAAAGATTGAAAAGGTTGTCGAATATCCAGCTGATATCGGGAAAAAGAACGGCAACAAAACGAAACGTGATGATGCGCGTACTCCAGAAGGTATCTATTTCTTAGAAAAACGTCTTTCTCAGCCAGAAATTCCATTCAGTCTTTATGGTGGCTTGGCTTTCACAACAAACTATCCAAATCTTTTTGACCGTCGTTTAAATAAAACGGGTTCTGGCATCTGGCTTCATGCGATCCCAGATAGCGTGGCCCTGACTCGCGGTTCAAAAGGTTGCGTTGTTGTTCGTAATGACGTGATCAAAAAATTGGCTGACTATATTAAACTTCGCGAAACGCCTATCTTAATCTTCGACCACGTTAATTACGTGTCTAAAGAAGATCATGAAAAGCGCAGAGTCGAATTGAATACCTTCATCGAAGGCTGGCGCCAAGCTTGGGAAAACCAAGACATTGAAAAATACATCAGCTATTACGATGCAGACTTCAAAGCTCCTGGCTTCAACTTGAAAACGTGGAAAAACCACAAAGCCAATTTGAAAGCAAAATATCAATTTATCAAAGTTCACCTTTCACAACCTTACATTGTTCAACACAACGATCAGTTGCTTGTTAAAACTTTGCAGCGTTATGAATCAGATCAACACGTCGATTATGGTGTGAAAACGATCTATGCTTTGAAATCTGGCGATACTTACAAGATCATTCGTGAAGAGTGGAGCCCATTCAACGAGAAAGAAGTTTCAGCAGCTATCGCCCGTGGCGAAAGTGTTCTTGCTGGTCAGGCTTCTCAACAACAAACTCAATAA
- the sppA gene encoding signal peptide peptidase SppA, whose translation MKSGNFFKKLLIIFLVFVGIGALLKMGGDFFGESEKRVSAKNTVLQLDMNGVILNGKKFIKNLKKYKDDNRVKAIVININSPGGSVGPSQEIYHEIKRVRDELKKPIVCVTTGVMASGAYYSAVACDKIVVAPGALVGSIGVIMEFANLEKLYDWAKVSRYSITSGKFKDSGAEYRGMRDDEKALFQNMINEVYGQFKGTVMKERKLKEETMNEYADGRVFTGTSAVKLGFADQEGFLDDAVKLAADLAKLGDNYEVFEIPKKKMSIFDFGGRDSEDDLNSMAEYADLLKGKLPGAAAGINAEGAVKYLLRTQYLNQPMFIMPGYWE comes from the coding sequence ATGAAGAGCGGCAATTTCTTTAAAAAGCTTCTTATCATCTTCTTAGTCTTTGTAGGTATCGGTGCCTTGTTGAAAATGGGCGGCGACTTCTTCGGCGAATCTGAAAAACGCGTCTCTGCGAAAAACACGGTTCTGCAATTGGACATGAACGGTGTGATCTTGAACGGTAAGAAGTTCATCAAAAATCTAAAAAAATATAAAGACGACAACCGCGTGAAAGCGATCGTCATCAACATCAACTCTCCGGGCGGATCTGTCGGTCCTTCGCAAGAAATCTATCATGAAATCAAACGCGTTCGTGATGAATTGAAAAAGCCAATCGTGTGTGTGACGACAGGTGTGATGGCATCAGGTGCTTATTACTCTGCAGTTGCTTGTGACAAAATCGTGGTGGCTCCAGGTGCGCTTGTGGGTTCGATCGGTGTGATCATGGAATTCGCGAATCTTGAAAAACTTTATGATTGGGCGAAGGTTTCTCGTTACTCGATCACTTCTGGAAAATTCAAAGACTCGGGTGCTGAATACCGCGGTATGCGTGACGACGAAAAAGCTTTGTTCCAAAACATGATCAACGAAGTTTACGGTCAGTTCAAAGGCACTGTGATGAAAGAACGTAAACTGAAAGAAGAAACAATGAACGAGTACGCGGATGGTCGCGTGTTCACTGGAACTTCTGCGGTGAAATTAGGTTTCGCCGATCAAGAAGGTTTCTTGGATGACGCTGTGAAATTGGCAGCCGATCTTGCGAAACTTGGCGACAACTACGAAGTATTCGAAATTCCTAAAAAGAAAATGAGCATCTTTGATTTCGGCGGTCGCGATTCAGAAGACGATTTGAATTCAATGGCTGAATACGCAGATCTTTTGAAAGGCAAATTGCCAGGTGCCGCTGCTGGTATCAATGCTGAAGGCGCAGTGAAATACTTGCTTCGCACTCAGTACTTGAATCAACCGATGTTCATTATGCCTGGTTACTGGGAGTAG
- the fliL gene encoding flagellar basal body-associated protein FliL yields MSEAQAQAPEKPKNSGMIFQIVFAVVNLAVMGVGIYMVYASTMGWESPKITEEQVEREIASTPSAADAGPLIYTMDKFTVNLGGEPKRTIRLEVNLQMLGKDGFEEVMEPENRAKARDKIVRILNDEAFGNLESIQGKLFLKDKIAMEVNSILHKGVVKDVYFSDFVVQ; encoded by the coding sequence ATGTCAGAAGCACAAGCACAAGCGCCAGAAAAACCGAAAAACTCAGGCATGATCTTCCAGATCGTGTTCGCCGTAGTTAACTTGGCGGTCATGGGTGTCGGTATCTACATGGTTTATGCGTCGACAATGGGTTGGGAAAGCCCGAAGATTACAGAGGAACAAGTGGAGCGTGAAATCGCCTCGACTCCTTCTGCTGCGGATGCGGGTCCCCTGATCTATACAATGGATAAGTTCACGGTTAATTTGGGTGGCGAACCGAAACGTACGATCCGTCTGGAAGTGAACCTACAAATGTTGGGTAAAGACGGCTTCGAAGAAGTCATGGAACCTGAAAATCGTGCGAAAGCGCGCGACAAGATCGTCCGCATTCTTAATGATGAGGCGTTCGGTAATCTTGAAAGCATTCAAGGCAAATTATTCCTAAAAGATAAGATCGCAATGGAAGTAAACAGCATCTTGCACAAAGGTGTAGTGAAGGACGTTTACTTCTCTGACTTTGTTGTTCAATAA